DNA from Agarilytica rhodophyticola:
GCATCACTGTGTTGAGACTTCGGCCCAACCTTAAGGTGGACATCCTGGCAATAAGTCGCCTCGTGTATCAACACTTCGATATTGCTTGCAGATTCATTTAATAATTCAGGAGTGTCATTATCGCCGCCAACAATAACCCCCAAAGGCTTCCTAGGCTTTAGAATATAATCACTAGATTTTAACTCACTACCATTTTCAAGTTTTATAATATCTTCTTTTACAATTCGTCCCCATAAAGGCCCCTGTGGAATCTTATCTTCTATCAGTTTATTTACGTCCAACTTAGCCTCATTGACGATTTCCTTAAATTGATAACCATAACTTGGAACTCGATGGGACAGAGTACATGGGGTTACTTCGAAATTACTATCAACAAGAATATTTTTACTTTCTTCACTACTAATAAACTCTACATCATATGAAATATGCATATCTGTATATTTCATAGCATTTAAGAGAAACTCTTTAACGCCATAAGGCGCAACAATTCGTAAAGGTTCGGTTCGACCTGTCATAGCTGTCGTCGCTACCAGTCCAGGCAGGCCATAGCAGTGATCACCATGAACATGGGAAATAAAAATAGTGTCAAGATGAGTAAGAGAGTAAGAAGTGCGTAATAGTTGCTGCTGAGTGCCTTCGCCACAATCCACGAGGCACCATGACTTTGTGCCCTTACGTTTAATGGCTAAAGCAGAGACGTTTCTTTGAAGAGTAGGAATTCCAGATGAAGTACCTAAAAACGTAAACTCAAGCAAAGTATATTCCTTAGTAGAATCAGTTGATGGTCATCCAAAGACAAAGGCGCTGTATTTGTTCCAGATATCGAGCATAACAATGCAATTTTCAGCCTACGTATACTCGATTTCGACCATACTGTTTAGCTTTGTACATCGCAACATCTGCTTTGCGAATAATATCATCAACTGAGCAATCTTTTTCGTTTATGAGATGGATACCTATACTACCACTAATCTTGACCAGATGATTAGAAACATCTATAGGTTGGGATATAACACTGAGCATCTTTTCTGCAAGCAACTTACTTTCCAAGATATTATGGGTTAAATCATTATCATCTGTAATTAAGATGATGAATTCATCACCACCGATTCTTGCCACAATATCTTCTTGCCTCACTGAAGCCTTAAGTCTACGTGCAGCTTCCTTCAAGACTTCATCACCAGCAGCATGTCCATAGGAGTCATTAACTTCTTTGAATTCGTCAAGATCGATAAAAAATATAACGGCAGTTCCTCCATGCCGTTTAAACTTTGCAATCTGCTCCCGCACCCTTTCAAATAAGTACCGTCTGTTAGGTAAATCTGTCAGCGAGTCTATATGAGCAAACTCGATCATTCTATCCTCATATAGTTTCGTCTCTGTTATATCATGGGCAGATACAACAGCTCCTAAAACATTCCCCATACCATCAAGACAGGGGGTTAGATTAACATCAAAAAAAATTCGTTTACTATTCTCGAAAGCTAACCAGTACTTTGCATTTACCTCATTGCCGGACAAACAAAAGTCTATTTCTTTTCTGACGGTGTTATTAAAGTTCTCTTGTCCTAATAATTCCCCAACTTTACTGCCAATAATTTTTTCTCTAGCTGTTTTAAAAAAGTTTTCATAACCTTTGGAAACCATACGATATGTATAGTTTTTATCTACAAAAGCCATCATATGGCTTGTGCTTTCGACCATTTTCAAACTTAGTATTGCTTCATGAGTTTTAAAATGCTGATATTCAAGACTTATTCTTTGTGAGAGCCTATGAAAGAAGTGTTTATCTTCATCATGTTGCTTAATTTTTTCATTATGTAATGTTGCAATATGCCCTAAAGGACGGCCTTGGCTATCAAAGAATAACTGCGACTGATAGGTGCAAGCATTCTCTAACGGCGTACCAACGAAGAATTCAGTATTGTGAGAAAAGCAATATGTATTTGTTTTTTCATTTATATCGAGATACATACTGACCCAGGGAGTATCAGCCAATGATAAATTGAATGGTGCCTCGCATTTATTGTCTTTTCTATAAGCTTTTGCCTTTAATGTATTCGTATCTCGAGAATAAATAAACAGCACAGCCCATTTATGTCGAGTAAGCAATGACAAAGCTTTAACTGCTTTATTATAGAAATCCTCTTCAGAAGAAGTAAAAGCTAATACTTCTAATGCTTTTTTATGATGTGAGGATATCATGTTTACTCCTAACAACACTTAGAAGCCATTTCATAACTGCTGCACTTACCGATACGGCGTTAAAAATACTCTCAAAATGCTCATTTACTTCGTGTAAACTCCGCTTTTTCGGTTATTTTTGCCTTGTCTCGCCTGCGTTCGCGAGTTATGAAACAGCTTCTAGTCATTTATTATTCAATACAGCTATACTAAACAGCTAAATAAAAAAAAAACAAGAAATATCATTAAATTTAAACTTAAAAAACTGGTTTAAATGTTAATTGAACAAGCAGAGATAGTTAATATATTAAAATTGTTATAAAAAATTATATTTTATAATAAAAGCATAAGAACTAATGACTATTTAAATCTAACACTATTAGGGTTCATGACATATTTTGTGTAGTCTAAATATATCAATATAGATAGTAAGAAGTACTACAATACGGGAAGCTCGAGCTTTCAACGCTAGAATATAAAGAAAAAGCTTATTGGTTTTAAGGATTTTAAAGGTTTTAGGATAGATGTATTAGTAGACTAGAAAGGAAATAGTTCTTAAAAGCGAAAGAGCCTGCGTCGGCAGGCTCTTATCATAAACCAATAGAGTCGATCATTTATTAATGAGGAGACTTTTTAGAGGCCGCTTTTTTAGGTTCAGCTTTTTCTGGTTCAGCTACAACTTCCAGTAACTCAACATCGAATAAAAGTACTGAGTTACCAGGAATTTGTGGGCGAGAAACAGCACCGTAGGCAAGTTCAGCAGGAATAAAGAGTTGCCATTTTGCACCTTCTTTCATTAGCTGAAGCGCTTCAGTCCAGCCTTTGATCACTTGGCCAACACCAAACGTAGCAGGCTCGCCACGGTCGTAGGAAGAGTCAAACTGAGTACCGTCAATTAAAGTCCCTTTGTAATGTACTTTAACACGATCAGTAGCCGCTGGTGACTTACCCTTACCTTCAGTAACGACTTTATATTGCAAACCAGATTCAAGTGCAACAATGCCTTCTTTCGCTTTGTTTTCATCTAGGAAAGCAGCACCTTTGGTTTTATTTTCTTCAGCAATTTTAGCCTGCTCTTCTTGTTCAATCTTTCGCTTTTCCTGCATCGCAGTATTAACACGCTCACGGAACTCATTCATTACCGTTTGTAAGCTTTCATCATCTAACTTAGAAGAGTCTTCCAAACCGTCAACATAGGCTCTAGCAAGTGTCTTCTTATCGATAACAATACCTGTACCATCAAGGTTTGCAATATTGCTAGACATGTTTTTGCCAGCAGAAACGCCAATAGCATAGGCAACTTTAGTATCAGAGTCTTCGAGGTTGATGGGCTCTTCTTTCTTTGCTTGCTCTGCAGGTTGATTACAAGCAGCAAGTAATGCACCTGTCGCTATGAGGGTCACAAGCTTGAGAGTCGATTGATGTTTCAAAATAGTTTCCTTATACATAGGATTATTAATTGTTAAACCACTATCATGTAGCAGTCACGAAAAGTTATAAATTTCAATGGTGTATAATACTTACCGCCACTGTCGGCCTCGACCGCAAATGTAAGGCATATATAACTTATGTGACACCTCCATCATTCCAAGACAGACAACTGATGTCCCTGCACCTACATTTTCTTCTAACAGCACGTTTAGGTGTTACAACACCCTTATAAATCACATTGTTATCCTGCATTTTTTACCAGGCTCACAACCGACTTACTTGTCTTTGTATTAGGCTGATATTAGAAGTCATCAGCCTAATTAAGGCTATCCGTACTGTTTAGCGCGTTACCGTAACATTTCACACATGACTGGCGCCGATAATCAGTTCACGCTTATCATGCATTCCCTCTATTACCGGGGGTATGCTACACAGGCTAACAATGTGCCATTGTTGGCTTGTATAATACTTCGTAGAAATACAAAGAGCACATTTTCTTCTTAATATTTGCACATTTCAACGGCATTGTCGCTTTTTTCAACATCAATTTCGCACAATTCTAAACGGATCTAGCGTTCAGTAGACCGCTTACAGATACACCACCTTCCCCTCACATTATTCAAACAACAAGGTAAAGATGATTAAAAAAACAAATAGATTGATTTTTAACCAGAAAATATAAGTGAATATCACGATAAAACTATCACTCAAAAAAATCGCGAAATATAGAGGCCATATTTATATTACTTAAATAACGATATTTACCCTGTAAACTGTCTTCTAAACATACAAACGAAAATGTGCGCACCAATATTGCTCATATATTTTCCAATAAAACACCAAGTATCTCAAAGACTGTGTGGGGACGAGTGTTTAAGAAATTTGTTTGTTTTTCAAACTAATGTTTGCATGCTAGATTGCGTTCTCTGTGACTCGTTATCCACTTTAATGTAAGTCATTAAGATTTGAGGACTGATTCAAGATCTCGTCCTGAGTCCATTCTTTTATAAAGCTATATCTAAGGGAAATAGTTTTTTGCAACGAAAAGCTAAGCAACAAGTAGCTGAAGAGATACAGGGAGGTTGCTATTGAGAAAGCCAAGAAATTGCCAGTCTTCGCTCATCCACGAGTCAATTTTTGCTTTGGCGTTCTTCTATAAGGACAAGTGCCCAAGCCAAGCATTATAGCTAGTCAAAAATCAACATAATATTAATAAACACGTTAATTATTTAACCCCTTTACTGATTAGTAATATGAGTTACTAACTCCTTTACATTACACTGTAGGTATTATGTAATGACTTGTAATTTAAGTTTTAATCAGGATCAGGTATTTTCATTGTGAAACTCAACAAGTGAATCTAAGCTGGCACAATTTGCTTCATCATTGAAGCAAAAAAGTACAAATGGCATAGAAATCACATAATTATTTATCACTTAAACTTAGATAGTTTTTAAGAAAATAAAAAAATACACATTGGAATTTTTATGTAAGTTTTTATTCAATATAGTTTTTTAAAAGCATGTAGAAAGCACCCACTGAGCACTGGAGCTATCTTAACATACAAATGTAGCACTACAATCGATTGCAGTAAGCTATTGATTGGCTAGGAAAAATAAATCTTATATTTTTATTTTTCATAAGGAAGTTAATTTATAAATGGATTATTTAGGTTTTCTACAACTACAGAAATCGAGCCTCAACTCATCTCAAAAAAAAATTACGTCACTTCCATTTAAACGTGACCAACCTTTCCAGTTGAAAATTTAATTTGTAAAAAATTATTCAATAACATGCAAATTAAAATTTCACAATTATTGAACTTATCAAACTAGTTATATTTCCATTTCAATAACTAAGCATATGTGATGACGCATAACTCTCTTTAATTTTGTAAGAACATAAAAAAAACCGTATAGGCAATGAATTAACCCTATAAAAAACTTTTCGTCCCGCCTAATTTAAACATTCAAAAACCACGTAGGCTAAGTGGGGCCAGTGGCGACTATACCTCTAACGCATCTTAAGAAAATAGGTGCCAAATAAATTAGAAAGCTCGCCAAAAATGAAATTAGCATCGCTTAGGTAAGCTATTATTTTTTAAGGAATCAGAAATGAAAATTTTCTCAGATACTAATAACTACAAAGCTAATAATATCCAGAGTACCAAAAATCACTATCAGCTACAGTTTTGCCTCACCAAAATATTAGATAGAGCTAACCTCAAGAATGGCGCCATATACTTCTACAAAACAAACCAAATTGATGCGCCAAAAAAACCACTAGAACTCTCATTTAACTTTGGAAAAGTTCCTGCTGAACAATGTACTAGCTATCCAATTCTTTACCAAAGAAAAAAGATTGGGGACTTACTTTTAGATAAAGATCAAGAATCTCAAGAGCAGATCTATAACTTGTCCGAGATAACAAAAAGCATGGCACTATTATTTAAACGTTTCAAAACTAATGAATGTGCTGACCAAGCAGGTAGTGAATATCCTGTTCTTGTTGGGTTTAGCGAACAATCATTGGCCTTGGAAAGTTTTATAGAAAAATCATCCGATAGCATCTCCCCTGTCATTATCGAAGGTGACCACGGAAATGAAATGTCAGCAATTGCAAGAGCAATACACGATAATAGCCACCTGATTAAAAAGAAATATAGAGAGATAGATTGCTCAACCAGTAGCAATATAGACGAGAGAATAAAGCAAGCATGGAAAGAAAGTATAGGTGGTAGCCTTTATCTACACGAGATCAATGAATTATCCCTAGAGTTACAATGTCATTTAATACAGCTATTACATGGCGACGTAAAAATTATAGCATCATCAACTCGACCACTAGAACAGTTGGTACACGAAGGGAAATTTTATCGTCAATTATATACCGCACTGAATTTTCTCAAAATACATATCCCTCCACTAAGAGAGCGAAAAGAAGACATCCCATATATGCTGAATCAACTGATTCTAAAATATAGATGCTACGATAACCAAACATTAACTGAAGAAACAAAGCAAGCTTTGTATAATTTTGATTGGCCTGAAAATTATATGCAACTCGAACGAGTAATGGCTAAGCTGCTAGCCCTATCAAATAGTAATCCTATAGAACTTCACGAACTAAAACTGGTACTACCTACCATATGCTCAAATATTAAAAACAACGAAAATCTATATCCTATACCAACAAAAATAGATTTACTAGGTTGCTTAATAAATAAAGATTATCGTGAACTATCAGGGTTACACATTGCATTGAGAAGGTCTCTGCAATACCTAGCCGAAAATTACTCTGAAAGCATTACCCTAGAGAAGCTCTCCATGAAAGCGCATGTTAGTTCATCACACTTATCCTTTCTATTTAAATATCACTTAAATAAGAGCTTCAAAAAAGTTCTTGCAGAACTTCGAATAGAACAAGCCAAAAGACTATTCGAAAACTACCCTTACAAACGGGTTACCGACATATGTCTTGAAGTGGGTTTCGGGGATCTCAGTCATTTCGAGAAAATATTCAAACGCTATACAAAAATGACACCAAGAAGCTATAAAGATAGTTTCCATAGAAAATGTTTCTATTGAAAGAAGTTCACTAATTTAACTGATTTATTCATATATTAGTCCAATTAAGCCTAATCAAATGGACTTATTATTTACACAAATAAAAAATAGGAAAAGATATGAGTAACTCAACACCACAAGAGATATGTAATACTTTAATTAAGGAATATGATCCAAAAATTTCAAGTTTAATGTTAGTTCAAGTGGTAGCTCAGTCACTGGGAAATGCAGCACAAAATGCTACTTTTTCGCAACAGCAGCAAAACATAATAATAAATACGAATACAGCTATAAGTGCAAGCCTTCTCCACTCTATAGGTTCTGCATATTCACAATAGTGATTTCGTTCTTCGCCAAATTTAAAAGGGACACGTAAAACGAAGTCAAATAGATTTCATTAATATATAACAGAGGTAATAGTATGCCAGTAAATGAACAAGTTACAGATTCAGTCACACAAGTAAACTCAAAAGTTGTTGGCGAAACGCCGGCTATGACAATGGGCAATATAATTTTATCATCAGGGCAAGCACTAAGCACGTCAGCTTTAAATGTTGCCAGTGGGCTAAACCATGGAAGCATTACAATGCAAGCCGCAACTATACAAGGTATTAACTCTCTAGTAGCGACTGGCACATCAGTGCTAGGTCGTGTGTCTGAGGAAGTTGTTGAAAAAGGTTAATTTTATAATGAGAGGAATTAGCTCTACAAAATTACTTTATTTCGGTAGTCTTTTAGAGCATTGATTCGCTTATACTTATTAGTTTGTTAACTAATAATATGATCGAAAGGGCTAGTACAGCCAATTAAAACGATGTTTTATTACATCATGTTAAACTATTTAAATTAGGATTTTAATTATGCCAGTAAATGAACAAGTTACAGATTCGGTTACACAAGTAAATACTAAAGTTGTCGGTGAAACACCAGCGATGGCAATGGGTAATTTACTTATGTCAACAAGCCAAGCTTTAGGTAACGCTGCACATAACGCTACTGCAGCACAACAACAAGCACAAATAACAATGCAGGCTGCCACAGTACAAGGTGTTAATTCACTAATGTCTATTGGTAGCTCCGTTATCGGGCGTAGTGCAGAAGGAATTATTGAGAAAGACGGTTAGTAAGTTGCATTAGATTTTAACCTTCATTACGTGAGAAAACGTAATGAAGGTTTTAATAGTTCCCTCCTACTATTAGACTGTTCACTCTTTTATAACTAACGGCAGAAAAGCAATGTCAAATATCAATCAACCCCCAGAGCCAAGCTATACAGCAGTTGCAAATGCGCAACAATCAATCGCACAATCTACAGCCTTAGCGTTAGCAGATGCTACAGATAATTTAAGAAACCTTAATACATTAAGCACCACAGCCATAGGCGTAGCATTATCACAATATATAGAAACAGGTGACGAAAAATTTAGCTCAATTATTGAAGAGGCACAGCAAGTCGTAACTAGAGGCACAGAAAACTTTAGCGCTGTAGGCGAGAAAATTGCTGTTGTATTACATGAAAAAAATGACTCAGAAAAAACTGAAAAATAAAAATTTACCAATTTCATTTACTTTTAAACATTAAAATGATCTTTCTATGCTCTATAGCATATTGGTATTAAAACAAGCATATAACGTAAACAGAGATAAACTTATCATCATTTTACCCGATTATTTACTATATTCATCGAATATTCTTTGCTTTATAAATAGTACCTTTTAGTTTTTGTTAAGAATAACCCAAAACAAACATGATAGGAAACAACATGAATGAAACTGAAAGTAAAGGCACAGAATCCGAGAGCACACCTGAAGAAATAAATCCTTTTTCAAGTCAAGCTACAGGTTTGGTGGAGACAACTTTCGCCGAAACTCTAGGCCTGGCTATGCACAACGCAGTGACAAATCAACAAAACTCTCAAATGACAGCTTCGGCTTCTATAACAAATGCTTGTGCTCGTTTATTGCAATCGCCTACTCCTAAAAAACCAAAGCCAAAATCAAAGGCGCTTAATGATAATGAATCAAGTAAGGAAATTGATTCGGAAGATGGAAAGGATGATAAGAATGCATTATCGAAGAAACCGAAGTCTTGGTTAAACGTTAAAAATTTTATGAAGCGAAAACCAAAAGATGAAACTCCAGCACCGGATGAATCGGATGATGATCATCTAGAAAGTAAACAACAGTCCACGGCACCAAAGAATGAAGAATAATGACAGACCTACAAAAGATAATGAATGATATAGATGATCATATCAAGTCTATTTCTGATTTGAATAAAAACCAAATGAATTTAGTTGATGAATTGGTAAGTAAGAATGAAAAGGATATCGAAGCCTATCAAGCTTTTAATGACGCAGATGAGATCAATGAAAAAGTGGCAAGTATGATACAAAAAGTCACAGATGAACTTGATTCGGCAGTAAAAGATATTAAGGATAGAATAAAGGTAGGCGACATGAAATAGCAAAGAAAGAAAAATAAATTATGAGGAAAAATAATGGCAACAGTTAATGAGCAGATTACAGATTCAGTTACTCAAGTGAATACAAAAACACTAGGTGATGCACCCGCGATGGCGATGGGCAGCCTATTTACCGCCACGAGCCAAGCATTATCAAATGCTGGGTTAAACTCCACCACGTCTCAGCAACATGCGGGAATTACCATGCAGGCAGCTACTGTTCAAGGAGTCAATTCTTTAGGCGCTATAGGAAGTGCTGTATTAGGAAGGGCAGCGGAAGCTGTTGTTGAAAAAGGATAGAACTTAGTTCTAGGCCTACTTATAGGTAGGCCTTTTATGAAGCACTAGAATCGTGAAGCTAAAATATTAAATAATTTAGTAATAGTCTTTTAAAACCTCAAATATAGAATATTCTTCATCCCTTCCTATCGTCAAATATTCGGGTGTATCATGGCACAAGAAGAGACAGAAAAAATAAGTAATATAATAAACGAATTAAGCGAGGCTACTTTAGCCGATACTATCGGGTTAATGATGGAAAATGCTGTAACCATACAACAAGGGATGCAAACAGTAACTAATGCTTCAATATCTTCATCTTGTGCTTTAATACTGGCGCAAGGTGGTGGCTAATATGTATCTCATAACAATCATAGTTTTTCCTAAATAAACCATGTCAGATAACTCAGCAAAACTCAAAGCTCAACAAGCAGTTGCACAAACAACGGCAATCGCTGTGCAAGATGCGGCTGATAATTTACGAAATATTAGCACAGTTACCAGTACAGCAATTGGTGTCGCTTTAGCTCAACTACTCGCTACAGGAGATGAAAAATACATTAAAGTGATAGATGAGGCAGAAAAAGCTTTGGCGAGTGCTGTTGAAAATTTTGCCACCGTAGGTGAAAAGGCGGCAAAAATATTAGAAGGATTTTCTTAACAAACATAATAATTCTAGAAAGAAAAATTTACACATCATATGCAACCACACATAAACGCTCTCCCCCATTTCTCTTGATTTGACTTAGACGTGCGATACTGGTGCTGCCATTCAAACTTGTGTCAAGAACATACGAGCACCTCTTATTATTATCTAGAGGTTTCAGTAGATTAATATCTTTGTTTTCAAAATTTCCATTAAATACAAATATAGTATTAATAGACAAAGATGGATTTTCTTTCTTTAGATGTTCAACTCTTATCATATCATTTTCAAATATTGCAAGCTGTCTATTACTCTTTAATGAAATTGAGTCACTACATCTAACCTCAAAATGTTGAGTCTTTCCATCACACTCAAAACTGAAGTCACTTCTAGACGCACGCCTTTTTTCCATTACTTTAGTTACACCAGTTTTAGCATGGTAGTGCAAAAAACGGGCACTGCTATTTTCATCATTATCAACTCCAGATGCACAATAATAGTCTTCGACACTAATTTTATCACTTAATTTTTCACAAGAAAAAAGTAGCGCCATTTCAGTTGTAAACCATTGTTTCCAGGACTTACTAAGATAATCATTTTTAAAAACATCATAAGCTTTAGAGAAGTTATAGTTCTTTTGAATTATTGAAAGTAATAATTGTGAGTTCATAGTTATTTTTCATCTTGTTTTTAATAGTAATTTATTTATTAATAATATTTATTTAGATTATTTTAAGTGCGGTATCCGTTAAGCGAGACATCGCTGAATTTACCGCCTTTTGTACAGTAGATCGACCTATAATTTCCAATGTTATAATTTCGGCCTCGATAATATCCCTCTCCCTTTCCAATTCGAATGCAACAT
Protein-coding regions in this window:
- a CDS encoding ribonuclease Z, whose amino-acid sequence is MLEFTFLGTSSGIPTLQRNVSALAIKRKGTKSWCLVDCGEGTQQQLLRTSYSLTHLDTIFISHVHGDHCYGLPGLVATTAMTGRTEPLRIVAPYGVKEFLLNAMKYTDMHISYDVEFISSEESKNILVDSNFEVTPCTLSHRVPSYGYQFKEIVNEAKLDVNKLIEDKIPQGPLWGRIVKEDIIKLENGSELKSSDYILKPRKPLGVIVGGDNDTPELLNESASNIEVLIHEATYCQDVHLKVGPKSQHSDAARVAKFANSAKIKNLILTHFSARYHKSTNTTVNAIDNLEKDAKKHYHGPLFLAKDFDHFSLDNNGKLFLIE
- a CDS encoding sensor domain-containing diguanylate cyclase, with the protein product MISSHHKKALEVLAFTSSEEDFYNKAVKALSLLTRHKWAVLFIYSRDTNTLKAKAYRKDNKCEAPFNLSLADTPWVSMYLDINEKTNTYCFSHNTEFFVGTPLENACTYQSQLFFDSQGRPLGHIATLHNEKIKQHDEDKHFFHRLSQRISLEYQHFKTHEAILSLKMVESTSHMMAFVDKNYTYRMVSKGYENFFKTAREKIIGSKVGELLGQENFNNTVRKEIDFCLSGNEVNAKYWLAFENSKRIFFDVNLTPCLDGMGNVLGAVVSAHDITETKLYEDRMIEFAHIDSLTDLPNRRYLFERVREQIAKFKRHGGTAVIFFIDLDEFKEVNDSYGHAAGDEVLKEAARRLKASVRQEDIVARIGGDEFIILITDDNDLTHNILESKLLAEKMLSVISQPIDVSNHLVKISGSIGIHLINEKDCSVDDIIRKADVAMYKAKQYGRNRVYVG
- the fkpA gene encoding FKBP-type peptidyl-prolyl cis-trans isomerase, yielding MYKETILKHQSTLKLVTLIATGALLAACNQPAEQAKKEEPINLEDSDTKVAYAIGVSAGKNMSSNIANLDGTGIVIDKKTLARAYVDGLEDSSKLDDESLQTVMNEFRERVNTAMQEKRKIEQEEQAKIAEENKTKGAAFLDENKAKEGIVALESGLQYKVVTEGKGKSPAATDRVKVHYKGTLIDGTQFDSSYDRGEPATFGVGQVIKGWTEALQLMKEGAKWQLFIPAELAYGAVSRPQIPGNSVLLFDVELLEVVAEPEKAEPKKAASKKSPH
- a CDS encoding AraC family transcriptional regulator gives rise to the protein MKIFSDTNNYKANNIQSTKNHYQLQFCLTKILDRANLKNGAIYFYKTNQIDAPKKPLELSFNFGKVPAEQCTSYPILYQRKKIGDLLLDKDQESQEQIYNLSEITKSMALLFKRFKTNECADQAGSEYPVLVGFSEQSLALESFIEKSSDSISPVIIEGDHGNEMSAIARAIHDNSHLIKKKYREIDCSTSSNIDERIKQAWKESIGGSLYLHEINELSLELQCHLIQLLHGDVKIIASSTRPLEQLVHEGKFYRQLYTALNFLKIHIPPLRERKEDIPYMLNQLILKYRCYDNQTLTEETKQALYNFDWPENYMQLERVMAKLLALSNSNPIELHELKLVLPTICSNIKNNENLYPIPTKIDLLGCLINKDYRELSGLHIALRRSLQYLAENYSESITLEKLSMKAHVSSSHLSFLFKYHLNKSFKKVLAELRIEQAKRLFENYPYKRVTDICLEVGFGDLSHFEKIFKRYTKMTPRSYKDSFHRKCFY
- a CDS encoding RebB family R body protein, yielding MSNSTPQEICNTLIKEYDPKISSLMLVQVVAQSLGNAAQNATFSQQQQNIIINTNTAISASLLHSIGSAYSQ
- a CDS encoding RebB family R body protein, with the protein product MPVNEQVTDSVTQVNSKVVGETPAMTMGNIILSSGQALSTSALNVASGLNHGSITMQAATIQGINSLVATGTSVLGRVSEEVVEKG
- a CDS encoding RebB family R body protein, translated to MPVNEQVTDSVTQVNTKVVGETPAMAMGNLLMSTSQALGNAAHNATAAQQQAQITMQAATVQGVNSLMSIGSSVIGRSAEGIIEKDG
- a CDS encoding RebB family R body protein; the protein is MNETESKGTESESTPEEINPFSSQATGLVETTFAETLGLAMHNAVTNQQNSQMTASASITNACARLLQSPTPKKPKPKSKALNDNESSKEIDSEDGKDDKNALSKKPKSWLNVKNFMKRKPKDETPAPDESDDDHLESKQQSTAPKNEE
- a CDS encoding RebB family R body protein; its protein translation is MATVNEQITDSVTQVNTKTLGDAPAMAMGSLFTATSQALSNAGLNSTTSQQHAGITMQAATVQGVNSLGAIGSAVLGRAAEAVVEKG
- a CDS encoding RebB family R body protein, translated to MAQEETEKISNIINELSEATLADTIGLMMENAVTIQQGMQTVTNASISSSCALILAQGGG